A single Struthio camelus isolate bStrCam1 chromosome 6, bStrCam1.hap1, whole genome shotgun sequence DNA region contains:
- the COPS8 gene encoding COP9 signalosome complex subunit 8 has translation MPVAVMAENSFSFKKLLEQCETQELEAPGGIATPLVYGQLLALYLLHNDMNNARYLWKRIPPAIKSANAELGAVWSVGQRIWQRDFPGIYTTIGAHQWSETIQPIMEALRDATRRRAFGLVSQAYTSIVADDFAAFVGLPVEEAVKGVLEQGWQADSSTRMVMPKKPGVLEACFNRFIPSSEPAPVPPIPNEQQLARLTDYVAFLEN, from the exons ATGCCCGTAGCGGTGATGGCAGAAAACTCCTTCAGCTTCAAGAAACTGCTGGAGCAGTGCGAGACGCAGGAGCTCGAG GCCCCTGGAGGAATTGCAACACCCCTTGTTTATGGCCAACTTCTAGCTTTATACTTGTTACATAATGACAT gaATAATGCACGATATCTTTGGAAAAGAATCCCTCCAGCTATTAAATCT GCAAATGCTGAGCTTGGTGCAGTTTGGTCAGTAGGACAAAGAATCTGGCAGAGGGACTTCCCTGGAATCTATACAACAATCGGTGCGCATCAGTGGTCTGAGACTATTCAACCAATCATGGAAGCACTTAGAG aTGCAACTAGGAGACGAGCCTTTGGACTGGTTTCTCAGGCATATACCTCAATAGTTGCAGATGATTTTGCAGCCTTTGTCGGGCTTCCTGTAGAAGAAGCTGTGAAAG GTGTATTGGAACAGGGCTGGCAGGCAGACTCTTCCACTCGTATGGTAATGCCTAAAAAGCCTG GTGTCCTGGAAGCTTGCTTTAACAGATTTATTCCTTCTTCAG aaCCTGCTCCAGTTCCACCAATTCCAAATGAACAACAGTTGGCCAGATTGACTGACTATGTGGCTTTCCTTGAAAACTGA